A section of the Mesorhizobium loti genome encodes:
- a CDS encoding EamA family transporter, whose amino-acid sequence MKYIVFILFTVMTNAAAQLMLKQGMMSLGPISFEGVNPLLKLLQIVFSPWVFLGLCTFVISMASHLYVLSKVELSFAYPFLSLAYVAVAVFAYFVFREDLNGWRIAGIAFICVGTVLIAQSGRGHEGQTASIAPDKIPANETVR is encoded by the coding sequence ATGAAATATATCGTCTTCATTCTCTTTACGGTCATGACCAATGCCGCCGCGCAGCTCATGCTGAAGCAAGGCATGATGTCGCTTGGGCCGATCTCGTTCGAAGGCGTCAATCCGCTCCTCAAGTTGCTGCAGATCGTCTTCAGCCCCTGGGTGTTCCTGGGCCTTTGCACCTTTGTGATTTCCATGGCTTCGCATCTTTACGTGCTGTCCAAGGTCGAGCTTTCCTTTGCCTATCCGTTCCTCAGCCTCGCCTATGTCGCTGTCGCCGTCTTCGCCTACTTCGTCTTTCGCGAAGACCTCAATGGCTGGCGCATCGCCGGCATCGCCTTCATCTGCGTCGGCACCGTGCTGATCGCGCAAAGCGGGCGAGGACATGAAGGCCAGACCGCTTCCATCGCGCCCGACAAGATCCCTGCAAACGAGACCGTTCGATGA
- a CDS encoding NAD-dependent epimerase/dehydratase family protein: protein MRHVIFGGDGFVGRHLAPKLAADGEEVVVADIVKSDLAHYRNVGFVKCDVTDPASVAAVGLKADDMVYNLSAKMLSPIQVRAKRHDFFFPVNFHGTEHIMQAMDRAGTPKLVHYTTDMIYGHTVTQPMTEEHPVAPLGEYGWSKQKTEELAAEWRKRGMSISLFRPRLIIGPGRLGILEKLFKLIDWSLPVPMIGSGKNPYQFISVFDCAEAARAAWKAGVPNEAYNLGSLNPPPVKKLLGDLIRHAGSKSILIPTPGWAVKRTLDLLDLVNMPIMDPEQYLIADEECVLDVSKAERQLGWVPQYRDEDMLIAAYSEYRAKKAGHAVATKHVPAE, encoded by the coding sequence ATGAGACATGTGATTTTCGGCGGTGACGGCTTCGTCGGCCGTCACCTTGCCCCGAAGCTTGCTGCCGACGGCGAAGAGGTCGTCGTCGCCGACATCGTCAAAAGCGATCTGGCGCATTACCGCAATGTCGGCTTTGTCAAGTGCGACGTCACCGATCCGGCGTCGGTCGCCGCTGTCGGGCTCAAGGCCGACGACATGGTCTACAATCTGTCGGCCAAGATGCTGTCGCCGATCCAGGTGCGGGCCAAGCGGCACGACTTCTTCTTCCCGGTCAATTTCCACGGCACCGAGCACATCATGCAGGCCATGGACAGGGCTGGTACGCCAAAACTCGTTCACTACACGACCGATATGATCTACGGACACACGGTCACACAGCCCATGACCGAGGAGCATCCCGTCGCGCCGCTCGGCGAATATGGCTGGTCGAAGCAGAAGACCGAGGAGCTCGCCGCCGAATGGCGCAAGCGCGGCATGTCGATCTCGTTGTTCCGGCCGCGCCTGATCATCGGCCCCGGGCGGCTCGGCATATTGGAGAAACTGTTCAAGCTGATCGACTGGAGCCTTCCGGTGCCGATGATCGGCTCGGGCAAAAACCCCTATCAGTTCATCTCTGTGTTCGATTGCGCGGAAGCTGCGCGGGCCGCCTGGAAGGCCGGCGTGCCCAACGAGGCCTACAATCTGGGCTCACTCAATCCGCCACCGGTGAAGAAATTGCTCGGCGACCTGATCCGGCATGCCGGTTCGAAGTCGATCCTGATCCCGACACCGGGCTGGGCGGTCAAGCGCACGCTCGATCTGCTCGACCTCGTGAACATGCCGATCATGGACCCGGAGCAATATCTGATCGCCGACGAGGAATGCGTGCTTGACGTGTCCAAGGCCGAGCGCCAGCTCGGCTGGGTGCCGCAATATCGCGACGAGGACATGCTGATCGCCGCCTACAGCGAATACCGCGCCAAGAAGGCCGGGCACGCCGTCGCCACCAAACATGTGCCGGCCGAATAG
- a CDS encoding aspartate aminotransferase family protein, with translation MVNAPALSPATIAKPDLISVEQAKAMDVARMTDLFKAHLNPGQLHFMKLLGFHKIKIERAEGMFYIDQNGRKILDFFGGFGSLAFGHNHPRLLEARKKFQEEKRQEIAIAFMSQYAAALAHNIAKCSPGDLDMVFLGSSGSEAMEAAVKLAERAAGPKRPKIVYAENSFHGKTKGVLGITDGQLYRADFRMADNTVRIPFGDIEAVERLFRSDPEVGVIVLETIQGGGGIIQAEAEYWQKLRALCDQHGVLWVADEVQCGYGRSGRFYAFEHYGVVPDVTALAKSLGGGKAAVGAMIARREIYMKAYGTPKTAMIHAMATFGGMGEACVTSIEALNVLYDEGLIDNAAVTGDYLLQRLQALKDKYPKIIKDVRGKGLMVGLEFHDFSQTLPMVLRPIVSVLDDKLKGSLSGFVGALLLRDYDVLVAFTEYNRNVIRLEPPLICQREHVDRFVDAFDSLLSRGIVSIVKDFVKSQVR, from the coding sequence ATGGTCAATGCGCCGGCGCTGTCGCCCGCCACCATCGCCAAGCCCGATCTGATCAGTGTCGAGCAGGCCAAGGCGATGGATGTCGCCCGCATGACCGACCTGTTCAAGGCGCATCTCAATCCCGGCCAGCTGCATTTCATGAAGCTGCTCGGCTTCCACAAGATCAAGATCGAGCGCGCCGAAGGCATGTTCTATATCGACCAGAACGGCCGCAAGATCCTCGATTTCTTTGGCGGCTTCGGCTCGCTGGCCTTCGGCCACAACCATCCGCGCCTGCTTGAGGCGCGCAAAAAGTTCCAGGAGGAAAAGCGCCAGGAGATCGCGATCGCCTTCATGTCGCAATATGCGGCGGCGCTGGCGCACAACATCGCCAAGTGTTCGCCCGGCGATCTCGACATGGTGTTTCTGGGTTCGTCCGGCTCGGAAGCGATGGAAGCGGCGGTGAAGCTCGCCGAGCGCGCCGCCGGCCCGAAGCGGCCGAAAATCGTCTATGCCGAGAATTCCTTCCACGGCAAGACCAAGGGCGTGCTTGGCATCACCGACGGCCAGCTCTACCGCGCCGACTTCAGGATGGCGGACAATACGGTGCGCATCCCCTTCGGCGACATCGAGGCGGTCGAGCGGCTGTTCCGCTCCGATCCCGAGGTCGGCGTCATCGTGCTTGAAACCATCCAGGGCGGTGGCGGCATCATCCAGGCCGAGGCGGAATACTGGCAGAAGCTGCGCGCCCTGTGCGACCAGCATGGCGTGCTGTGGGTGGCCGACGAAGTGCAGTGCGGCTATGGCCGTTCGGGCCGCTTCTATGCCTTCGAGCATTACGGCGTCGTGCCGGATGTGACGGCGCTCGCCAAGTCGCTCGGTGGCGGCAAGGCGGCGGTCGGCGCGATGATCGCCAGGCGCGAAATCTACATGAAGGCCTATGGCACGCCGAAGACCGCGATGATCCATGCCATGGCGACTTTCGGCGGCATGGGCGAGGCCTGCGTCACCTCGATCGAGGCGCTCAACGTGCTCTATGACGAGGGGCTGATCGACAACGCTGCTGTCACCGGCGATTATCTGCTGCAGCGGCTGCAGGCGCTCAAGGACAAATACCCGAAGATCATCAAGGATGTGCGCGGCAAGGGCCTTATGGTCGGCCTAGAGTTCCACGACTTCTCGCAGACCTTGCCGATGGTGCTCAGGCCCATCGTCAGCGTGCTCGACGACAAGCTGAAGGGTTCACTGTCGGGTTTTGTCGGCGCGCTTTTGCTGCGCGACTACGACGTGCTCGTTGCCTTCACCGAATACAACCGCAACGTCATCAGGCTCGAACCGCCGCTGATCTGCCAGCGCGAACATGTCGACCGCTTCGTCGATGCCTTCGACAGCCTGCTGTCACGCGGCATCGTGTCGATCGTGAAGGACTTCGTCAAAAGCCAAGTTCGCTAA
- a CDS encoding glycosyltransferase 87 family protein yields MLTKSPAAKTPLDRLTETGLAWGEGTYARLAAPIGAAAFALYIVLTAFTAWVMPDANWDMLPYLAISEEGTYPDPQALHDYAYSTVKAGVSAADYKTLTDDGGGFRSHMTENAADFHSLLGMYRIKFLYAEMLSTLSAVMSPVEAMHLVQVFSVLLFGAIVLHWLRWEKALALAPLIGAVLIMADFGDAARASTPDLLTSALLLGGLYAYVRGREAATAIMLFLAFMVRPDNIVFLAIFAVLLVAFRQRAWGALAGFAASFVAYFAISHWAHHPGWWPHLWFSSIEQHYNMDGFEPAFSVTAYLRAFATSLLRAVNLNSWVGVSVLALAGWFAAGRAGFRLERRAGILFAALALGALAKFTVFPIHDTRIYFPHLIPPFLLLSAPFMALWAASVRGQHRAALDVIPGDKP; encoded by the coding sequence ATGCTGACCAAGTCTCCCGCTGCGAAAACCCCGCTCGACCGGCTCACCGAGACCGGTCTGGCCTGGGGCGAGGGGACCTATGCGCGGCTGGCCGCACCGATCGGCGCGGCGGCTTTCGCGCTCTATATCGTTCTGACCGCGTTCACGGCCTGGGTGATGCCCGACGCCAATTGGGACATGCTGCCTTACCTCGCAATATCCGAGGAAGGCACCTATCCCGATCCGCAGGCGCTGCATGATTATGCCTACAGCACGGTCAAAGCGGGTGTTTCGGCCGCCGATTACAAAACGCTCACCGATGATGGCGGCGGCTTCCGCAGCCACATGACGGAGAATGCCGCCGACTTCCATTCGCTGCTCGGCATGTATCGGATCAAGTTCCTCTACGCCGAGATGCTGTCGACGCTGAGCGCGGTGATGTCGCCGGTCGAGGCGATGCACCTCGTGCAGGTGTTTTCGGTGCTGCTGTTCGGCGCGATCGTGCTGCACTGGCTGCGCTGGGAAAAGGCCCTGGCCTTGGCACCGCTGATCGGCGCGGTGCTGATCATGGCTGACTTCGGCGATGCGGCGCGTGCCTCGACGCCGGACCTGCTCACGTCGGCGCTGCTGCTCGGCGGGCTCTACGCCTATGTCAGGGGCCGCGAGGCGGCGACTGCGATCATGCTCTTCCTCGCCTTCATGGTACGACCGGACAATATTGTGTTCCTTGCCATTTTCGCGGTGCTGCTGGTCGCCTTCCGGCAGCGGGCATGGGGTGCGTTGGCCGGGTTCGCCGCGTCCTTCGTTGCCTATTTCGCCATTTCGCACTGGGCCCATCATCCCGGCTGGTGGCCGCATCTATGGTTCTCCAGCATCGAACAGCACTACAATATGGACGGGTTCGAGCCGGCGTTCTCGGTCACCGCCTATCTCAGGGCGTTTGCGACGTCATTGCTGCGCGCCGTCAACCTGAACAGCTGGGTCGGTGTCTCCGTACTGGCGCTGGCCGGCTGGTTTGCCGCCGGCCGTGCCGGCTTTCGCCTCGAGCGCCGTGCCGGCATCCTGTTCGCGGCGCTGGCGCTCGGTGCGCTGGCGAAGTTCACGGTCTTCCCGATCCACGACACGCGCATCTATTTCCCGCATCTGATCCCGCCCTTCCTGCTGCTGTCGGCGCCCTTCATGGCGCTGTGGGCGGCATCGGTTCGAGGCCAACACCGCGCGGCCTTGGACGTCATTCCCGGAGACAAGCCATGA
- a CDS encoding FkbM family methyltransferase produces the protein MSSLSSLARIALSLGLPSGLLDRGPSLRGTKFLARAALKARFGGAGRPFQMVNVGACDGALFDDVTPWLHRIAGARAMLVEPIPYNQKRLRANYPDTDRFIIEPVAVTKTRGTITVHTFDSAALEAGTLPIEFIGCSSVTDTNLMSGKNAWGEADANFNKFAPHLRDIEVPSETLQTLLDRNGISHIDAFLVDCEGADWMVFEQLDLKRYRPGMIKVEVGALPAAEIGQVVVKLKTAGYQVGFQAEDIWAFA, from the coding sequence ATGAGTTCGCTATCCAGCCTGGCGCGCATCGCCTTGTCGCTCGGTCTTCCCTCCGGCCTGCTCGATCGCGGGCCGTCGCTGCGCGGCACGAAATTCCTCGCCAGGGCGGCGCTGAAGGCGCGCTTCGGTGGGGCAGGGCGGCCGTTCCAGATGGTCAATGTCGGTGCCTGCGACGGCGCGCTGTTCGACGATGTCACGCCGTGGTTGCACAGGATTGCCGGTGCCCGCGCCATGCTGGTCGAGCCGATCCCGTACAATCAGAAGCGGCTGCGCGCCAACTATCCCGACACGGACCGCTTCATCATCGAGCCGGTGGCCGTCACAAAAACCAGGGGCACGATCACCGTCCACACTTTCGACTCGGCCGCCCTCGAGGCCGGCACGCTGCCGATCGAGTTCATCGGCTGCTCGTCGGTCACCGACACCAATCTGATGTCGGGCAAGAATGCCTGGGGCGAGGCGGACGCCAACTTCAACAAATTCGCGCCGCACCTCAGGGACATCGAGGTGCCGTCGGAAACCTTGCAGACGCTGCTCGACCGCAACGGCATCAGCCATATCGACGCCTTCCTCGTCGATTGCGAGGGCGCCGACTGGATGGTCTTCGAACAGCTCGACCTCAAGCGTTATCGCCCGGGCATGATCAAGGTGGAGGTCGGTGCATTGCCGGCGGCCGAAATCGGCCAGGTCGTGGTCAAGCTGAAGACCGCCGGCTATCAGGTCGGCTTCCAGGCCGAAGACATCTGGGCCTTCGCCTGA